From Paraburkholderia fungorum, the proteins below share one genomic window:
- a CDS encoding PLP-dependent aminotransferase family protein, whose product MDIHIAVEGHHDLSGQIYRQLRAGILEGRLAGGTRLPSTRDLATQLGVSRKTTLDVFERLLSEGYLSTRAGSGTFVADGLQRLPLERSSHAKAAESSRERTKKARDAAARPQPLWEQMPESFPLPRPSVPSPQDFVGGATDKSLFPFDVWRRCVNHALRTQARGTGMYREVAGEQELRLAISRYLAFNRAVTSNWEDVIVTQGAQHALDLMARITLRPGEIAAIEDPGYPPAHACFTATGARVVPVPVDREGLIVGQLPDKARLVYVTPSHQFPLGMPMSLERRVELLEWAQKRGAVIIEDDYDCEYRFEGRPMEPLKSLDRAGLVAYVGTFSKTIFPELRMGYVVPPASLYGPLLKARQIADCHGCTLTQTALASFMLNGDFAKHLRRMHKTYAARRATLLDHLQGDLAAWFEPIVPTAGIHLAAYLKAPLMEDAVVNAARSASIGLYGLAPFHREMKPQPGLMFGYGSIAVEHIDAALAKLAGLLPRLVK is encoded by the coding sequence ATGGACATTCATATCGCTGTCGAAGGGCATCACGATCTGTCCGGACAGATTTATCGCCAGTTGCGCGCCGGTATCCTCGAAGGACGTCTTGCGGGCGGCACGCGATTGCCGTCCACGCGCGATCTCGCCACGCAACTGGGCGTGTCGCGCAAAACCACGCTCGACGTTTTCGAGCGCCTGCTTTCTGAAGGCTATCTGAGCACGCGCGCCGGGTCGGGCACCTTCGTTGCCGATGGTTTGCAGCGTTTGCCGCTGGAGCGCTCGTCGCATGCGAAGGCGGCCGAGTCGTCGCGTGAGCGCACGAAGAAGGCGCGGGACGCTGCCGCGCGTCCGCAGCCGCTGTGGGAGCAGATGCCCGAGAGCTTCCCGTTGCCGCGTCCGTCGGTGCCGTCGCCGCAAGACTTCGTGGGCGGTGCAACCGACAAGTCGCTGTTTCCGTTCGACGTGTGGCGCCGCTGTGTGAATCACGCGTTGCGTACGCAGGCGCGCGGTACGGGCATGTATCGCGAGGTGGCGGGCGAGCAGGAGTTGCGCCTCGCGATTTCGCGCTACCTGGCGTTCAACCGGGCCGTGACGAGCAATTGGGAGGACGTCATCGTCACGCAAGGCGCTCAGCATGCGCTCGACCTGATGGCGCGTATCACGTTGCGCCCAGGTGAGATCGCCGCGATCGAAGACCCCGGTTATCCGCCTGCGCATGCATGTTTTACGGCGACCGGCGCGCGGGTCGTGCCGGTGCCGGTGGATCGCGAAGGACTGATCGTCGGCCAGCTGCCGGACAAGGCGCGGCTCGTCTACGTGACGCCTTCGCACCAGTTTCCGCTCGGCATGCCGATGAGTCTCGAGCGTCGCGTCGAACTGCTCGAATGGGCGCAAAAGCGCGGCGCGGTGATTATCGAGGACGACTACGACTGCGAATACCGCTTCGAAGGACGGCCCATGGAGCCGCTGAAAAGCCTGGATCGCGCGGGGCTCGTCGCCTACGTGGGGACGTTTTCCAAAACCATCTTCCCGGAATTGCGGATGGGTTACGTTGTGCCGCCGGCGTCGCTTTACGGTCCGCTGCTCAAGGCACGCCAGATTGCCGACTGTCACGGCTGCACGCTGACGCAAACCGCGCTTGCATCGTTCATGCTCAACGGCGACTTCGCCAAGCACCTGCGACGCATGCACAAGACCTACGCGGCGCGCCGGGCGACGCTGCTCGACCATCTGCAAGGCGATCTCGCCGCATGGTTCGAGCCGATCGTGCCGACTGCGGGCATTCACCTGGCGGCGTATCTGAAAGCGCCGTTGATGGAGGACGCGGTCGTCAACGCGGCGCGTTCGGCATCGATCGGACTGTACGGGCTGGCGCCGTTTCATCGGGAGATGAAACCGCAGCCGGGCTTGATGTTCGGTTACGGCAGCATCGCGGTCGAGCATATCGACGCGGCGCTCGCGAAGCTCGCCGGGCTTCTGCCGCGCCTCGTGAAATAG
- a CDS encoding peptide MFS transporter: protein MISSHPPGARVSQTRSFSTVFLIEMWERFGYYGMAALLVLFMIDKLKFADSQATLTWGAFTALVYAAPSIGGWIGDKVLGARRTMIFGAIVLSAGYLMLALPNDQLSFMYASLGVIVVGNGLFKANAANLVRRIYEGDDARIDSAFTIYYMAVNVGSTVSMLATPWIKDHWGWHAAFAVCCAGMLLAVVNYFIMFRTLAHIGSAPDEQPVRWTRVGAVALGGIAVGAGTMFVLQHKAIAVACVYTAGVAILAIFGYMLMKAERSERSGLAAALILTAQVILFFVFYQQMSTSLTLFALRNVDPRFVLFGQTWFTWSAAQFQALNPIWIMLLSPLLAMLYTKLANSGKDVPVAVKYAFGFAVVAAGFFVYAASGKYAVNGRVSSWFMVGGYGLYSLGELLVSGLGLAMIARYVPARMSGFMMGAYLVATGVSQYLGSVVANFAQMPAGDLDPLESLPLYTKLFTGLGWLAAAGALVAILLLPLMGKLSREHQRCSAQAREDERQNAASHAAVAE from the coding sequence ATGATTTCATCCCATCCGCCGGGCGCACGCGTCTCGCAGACCCGTTCGTTTTCGACGGTCTTCCTGATCGAGATGTGGGAGCGTTTCGGCTACTACGGCATGGCTGCGCTGCTCGTGCTGTTCATGATCGACAAGCTGAAGTTCGCCGACAGCCAGGCGACGCTGACATGGGGCGCGTTCACCGCGCTCGTGTACGCGGCGCCGTCGATCGGCGGCTGGATCGGCGACAAGGTTCTGGGCGCGCGCCGCACGATGATTTTCGGCGCGATCGTGCTGTCGGCGGGTTATCTGATGCTGGCGTTGCCGAACGACCAACTGTCGTTCATGTACGCGTCGCTCGGCGTGATCGTGGTCGGCAACGGCCTCTTCAAGGCGAACGCCGCGAACCTCGTGCGCCGCATTTACGAAGGCGACGACGCGCGCATCGACAGCGCGTTCACGATCTATTACATGGCGGTCAACGTCGGCTCGACCGTGTCGATGCTCGCGACGCCGTGGATCAAGGATCACTGGGGCTGGCACGCCGCGTTCGCCGTGTGCTGCGCGGGCATGCTGCTGGCAGTGGTGAACTACTTCATCATGTTCCGCACGCTCGCGCACATCGGCTCGGCGCCGGACGAGCAACCGGTGCGCTGGACGCGCGTCGGCGCGGTGGCGCTGGGCGGCATCGCGGTTGGCGCGGGCACGATGTTCGTGCTGCAGCACAAGGCGATCGCCGTGGCCTGCGTGTACACGGCGGGCGTCGCGATTCTGGCGATCTTCGGCTACATGCTGATGAAAGCGGAGCGCTCGGAGCGTTCGGGTCTCGCCGCCGCGCTGATCCTGACCGCCCAGGTCATCCTGTTCTTCGTGTTCTATCAGCAGATGTCGACGTCGCTCACGCTGTTCGCGCTGCGCAATGTCGATCCGCGTTTCGTGCTGTTCGGGCAGACCTGGTTCACGTGGAGCGCCGCGCAGTTTCAGGCGCTCAATCCGATCTGGATCATGCTGCTGAGCCCGTTGCTCGCGATGCTCTATACGAAACTCGCGAACAGCGGCAAGGACGTGCCGGTCGCGGTGAAATATGCGTTCGGTTTCGCGGTCGTCGCGGCGGGCTTCTTCGTTTATGCAGCGAGCGGCAAATACGCGGTGAACGGCCGCGTGTCGTCGTGGTTCATGGTCGGCGGCTACGGTTTGTACTCGCTCGGCGAACTGCTGGTGAGCGGCCTGGGTCTCGCGATGATCGCGCGCTACGTCCCCGCGCGAATGAGCGGTTTCATGATGGGCGCGTACCTCGTGGCGACCGGCGTGTCGCAGTATCTGGGCAGCGTGGTGGCGAATTTCGCGCAGATGCCGGCCGGCGATCTCGATCCGCTCGAATCGCTGCCGCTCTATACGAAGCTGTTCACCGGCCTCGGCTGGCTGGCGGCGGCGGGCGCACTGGTGGCGATTCTGCTGTTGCCGCTGATGGGCAAACTCTCGCGTGAGCATCAGCGTTGCTCCGCGCAGGCGCGTGAGGACGAGCGGCAAAATGCCGCTTCGCATGCCGCTGTAGCGGAGTAA
- a CDS encoding cupin domain-containing protein, with product MATTIQTSNPALEIGSKIRALRQRLKRTLDDTATAAGISKPFLSQVERGLASPSLTSLAGIAHALGVNVQYFVDTPSEERSVSRGDHLKFFGFADSANLFARLTNLTGGRQLEAILVKMPPGQKRSEVTTHAGEEFLYVLDGEISLTLEGKTFVLAAGDTAHYESTVPHSWANTARKESVVVWVGTPRLF from the coding sequence ATGGCTACGACAATTCAAACAAGCAATCCCGCACTCGAAATCGGCAGCAAGATTCGCGCGCTGCGGCAACGGCTCAAGCGCACGCTGGACGACACCGCGACTGCGGCAGGCATTTCCAAACCGTTTTTGTCGCAGGTCGAGCGCGGGCTGGCGTCGCCTTCTCTCACGTCGCTGGCGGGAATCGCGCACGCGCTCGGCGTCAACGTCCAGTATTTCGTCGACACCCCGAGCGAAGAACGCAGCGTGAGCCGGGGCGATCATTTGAAGTTCTTCGGCTTTGCCGATTCGGCGAATCTGTTTGCGCGCCTCACCAACCTGACAGGCGGCCGTCAGCTCGAAGCGATCCTCGTCAAGATGCCGCCGGGGCAGAAGCGTTCGGAGGTCACCACGCACGCGGGCGAAGAATTCCTTTACGTGCTGGACGGAGAGATTTCGCTGACGCTCGAAGGCAAGACGTTCGTGCTGGCAGCGGGCGACACCGCGCACTATGAATCGACGGTGCCGCACAGCTGGGCGAACACGGCGCGCAAGGAGTCGGTGGTGGTGTGGGTAGGAACGCCGCGCCTGTTTTAA
- the panE gene encoding 2-dehydropantoate 2-reductase has product MRILVVGAGAVGGYFGGRLAAAGEDVTFLVRPGRAEKLQRDGLVIKSVRGDLTLHGVKTILAGVNAEPFDLVLLSCKAYSLDDAIDSFAPLVGESTLILPMLNGMRHIDVLKEKFGASRVLGGQCVIAATLNAQQQIVHLNDMQAVTFGELTGGTSERVQAIADAMAGANFDVSVSDNILLRMWEKWVFLATLAASTCLMRGSIGDILAAPDGKRVIENLLGECRAVAEHQGFTMGPDFDTRATQTLFTPTPLTASMLRDVENHSHTEADHILGDLISRGGDAQKGEHGVSLLRIAYSHLKTYEARQTRTS; this is encoded by the coding sequence ATGCGAATTCTAGTAGTTGGGGCGGGCGCGGTAGGCGGTTACTTCGGCGGACGTCTCGCGGCGGCGGGTGAAGACGTGACGTTTCTCGTGCGCCCCGGCCGTGCGGAAAAGCTGCAGCGCGATGGACTGGTCATCAAAAGCGTGCGCGGCGATCTCACGCTGCACGGCGTCAAAACCATTCTCGCGGGCGTCAATGCCGAGCCTTTCGATCTCGTGCTGCTGAGTTGCAAAGCCTATAGCCTCGACGACGCAATTGATTCGTTCGCGCCGCTGGTCGGCGAGTCGACGCTGATTCTGCCGATGCTCAACGGCATGCGCCATATCGACGTGCTCAAGGAGAAGTTCGGCGCGTCGCGCGTGCTCGGCGGCCAGTGCGTGATTGCCGCGACGCTGAACGCGCAGCAGCAGATCGTGCATCTGAACGACATGCAGGCCGTCACATTCGGCGAACTGACGGGCGGCACGTCCGAACGCGTTCAGGCGATTGCCGACGCGATGGCCGGCGCGAATTTCGACGTGTCGGTCAGCGACAATATTTTGCTGCGCATGTGGGAAAAGTGGGTGTTCCTCGCGACGCTCGCGGCGAGCACGTGCCTGATGCGTGGTTCGATCGGCGATATTCTGGCTGCGCCCGACGGCAAGCGCGTGATAGAAAATCTGCTGGGCGAGTGCCGCGCGGTGGCCGAGCATCAGGGCTTCACGATGGGCCCGGATTTCGACACCCGCGCCACGCAAACGCTCTTTACGCCGACGCCGCTCACTGCGTCGATGCTGCGCGACGTCGAAAATCACTCGCATACCGAGGCGGATCACATTCTCGGCGACCTGATCTCGCGCGGCGGCGATGCGCAAAAGGGCGAGCATGGCGTGTCGTTGCTGCGTATCGCCTATAGTCATCTGAAGACGTATGAAGCGCGGCAGACCCGCACGTCCTGA
- a CDS encoding nucleoside hydrolase, producing MSKHKIIYDTDPGVDDAMALVFQALHPDVELLGLTSVFGNATIETTTRNARFLAGRFAQGVPVAQGAAAPLRRVAPEPLAWIHGDNGLGNIELDTTDEAPLDARPAHRFIIDTVRAHPGEVTLLAVGPLTNLALALADDPQIAPLVKQVVIMGGAFGIDGVLGNVSPAAEANILGDPDAADIVLGAAWPVAIVGLDVTQPTIMSREYLASLRDRGGVPGEFVWQVSRHYEAFHEQSAQLQGIYVHDSSAVAYVIAPHLYTTRSGPVRVLTDGIAVGQTIQKPSTLPVPAPEWDSRPDCKVCIAVDVPGMLALYEDTICGTLPA from the coding sequence ATGAGCAAGCACAAGATCATCTACGACACCGACCCCGGCGTGGACGATGCAATGGCGCTCGTGTTTCAGGCGTTGCATCCCGATGTCGAATTGCTGGGGCTGACGAGCGTATTCGGCAACGCCACGATCGAAACGACCACACGTAATGCGCGTTTTCTGGCCGGACGTTTCGCACAGGGCGTGCCGGTTGCGCAGGGCGCCGCTGCGCCGCTCAGGCGCGTAGCGCCCGAACCGCTCGCATGGATTCACGGCGACAACGGTCTGGGCAATATCGAACTGGATACAACGGACGAAGCGCCGCTCGACGCCCGTCCCGCGCATCGCTTCATCATCGACACCGTACGCGCGCATCCGGGCGAGGTGACCTTGCTCGCGGTGGGGCCGCTCACGAATCTCGCGCTTGCGCTCGCCGACGATCCGCAGATAGCGCCGCTCGTCAAGCAGGTGGTGATCATGGGCGGCGCATTCGGCATCGACGGCGTGCTCGGCAACGTGTCGCCTGCAGCGGAGGCCAATATTCTCGGCGATCCCGATGCGGCCGATATCGTGCTCGGCGCAGCGTGGCCGGTTGCGATCGTCGGGCTCGATGTCACGCAACCCACCATCATGAGTCGCGAGTATCTCGCTTCGTTGCGCGATCGCGGCGGCGTGCCCGGTGAGTTCGTGTGGCAAGTGTCGCGGCACTATGAGGCTTTTCACGAACAGAGCGCGCAACTGCAAGGCATTTACGTGCACGATTCGTCAGCGGTTGCGTATGTCATCGCACCGCATCTCTATACGACGCGCAGCGGTCCGGTGCGCGTGCTGACCGACGGCATCGCGGTCGGGCAGACCATCCAGAAGCCGTCGACCCTGCCCGTTCCCGCGCCGGAGTGGGACAGCCGGCCCGACTGCAAAGTGTGTATCGCGGTGGACGTGCCCGGCATGCTCGCGCTCTACGAAGACACGATCTGCGGCACGCTTCCGGCTTGA
- a CDS encoding cytidine deaminase, with translation MKMEQLLERAGVAREKAYAPYSKFKVGAALLTKDGKVFDGCNVENASYGLCNCAERTAFFSAIAAGYQRDQFAALAVIGDTDGPISPCGACRQVIIELGGPDLPIRLGNLHGATRDTTAREQLPDAFYL, from the coding sequence ATGAAGATGGAACAATTGCTGGAACGCGCGGGCGTCGCGCGAGAAAAGGCCTATGCGCCTTATTCGAAATTCAAGGTCGGTGCTGCGCTGCTGACTAAAGACGGCAAGGTATTCGACGGCTGCAATGTCGAGAATGCGTCGTACGGTTTGTGCAATTGCGCGGAACGTACCGCGTTTTTCAGCGCAATTGCGGCGGGGTATCAGCGTGACCAGTTTGCGGCACTGGCTGTTATCGGCGATACGGACGGCCCGATTTCGCCTTGTGGCGCGTGCCGTCAGGTGATCATCGAACTGGGCGGCCCCGATCTGCCGATCCGCCTCGGCAATCTGCACGGCGCGACACGCGACACCACCGCGCGCGAGCAATTACCGGACGCGTTCTATCTATGA
- a CDS encoding NupC/NupG family nucleoside CNT transporter has protein sequence MALIARNLLAIVVLLFIAYLFSTNRRAIRLRTVISALLAQIGIGAFILFVPVGKTILSAAASGVNDVLGYGNAGIEFLFGGLVQSKMFEVFGDGGFVFAVRVLPAIIFVTALISVLYYIGIMRWIVIVLGTVFQKLLGVSKLESFSAVTTIFLGQSEMPAVVKPFARDMTGAELFTVMSSGMAAVAGSVLAGYAGLGVPIQYLLAASFMAVPGGLLFAKIIHPTTEPSRVHLENLSFDEKRPANVIEAASSGATVGLKIAVMVGAMLIAFVGLIALVNGIVGGIGGWFGHPQLSMQSILGTVFAPLAYLIGVPWNEAAIAGNFLGQKLILNEFVAYASLSPYLKDAASVTAAGLQVLDPRTIAILSFALCGFANFASIAVLTGGFSAVAPERRAEVARYGLRVVLAATLSNLMSATIAGMFLTLN, from the coding sequence ATGGCACTTATCGCGCGAAACCTTCTGGCTATAGTCGTATTGCTATTCATTGCCTACCTCTTCTCCACCAATCGCCGGGCGATTCGCTTACGAACTGTAATCAGTGCGCTGCTTGCGCAAATCGGCATCGGCGCATTCATTCTTTTTGTGCCGGTGGGCAAGACGATTCTTTCGGCCGCCGCGTCCGGCGTCAACGATGTACTCGGCTACGGCAATGCCGGTATCGAGTTCCTGTTCGGCGGACTCGTTCAATCGAAAATGTTCGAGGTATTCGGCGACGGCGGTTTCGTTTTCGCGGTGCGCGTGCTGCCGGCCATCATCTTCGTCACCGCGCTGATTTCGGTGCTGTACTACATCGGTATCATGCGCTGGATCGTGATCGTACTCGGCACGGTGTTTCAGAAACTGCTGGGTGTATCGAAGCTCGAATCGTTTTCGGCGGTCACAACCATCTTCCTCGGTCAAAGCGAAATGCCCGCCGTGGTCAAGCCGTTTGCGCGCGACATGACCGGCGCCGAACTGTTCACGGTGATGTCGAGCGGTATGGCGGCGGTCGCCGGTTCGGTGCTGGCCGGTTATGCGGGCCTTGGCGTACCGATCCAGTACCTGCTCGCCGCGTCGTTCATGGCGGTGCCCGGCGGCTTGCTGTTCGCAAAGATCATTCACCCGACCACCGAGCCGAGCCGCGTGCATCTGGAGAACCTCAGCTTCGACGAGAAGCGCCCGGCCAACGTGATCGAAGCAGCGAGTTCCGGCGCGACGGTCGGCCTGAAAATCGCTGTGATGGTCGGCGCGATGCTGATTGCGTTCGTCGGGCTGATTGCGTTGGTGAACGGCATCGTGGGCGGCATCGGCGGCTGGTTCGGCCATCCGCAACTGTCGATGCAATCGATCCTCGGCACCGTGTTCGCGCCGCTCGCTTATCTGATCGGCGTGCCGTGGAACGAGGCCGCGATTGCCGGTAATTTTCTTGGGCAGAAGCTGATTCTCAACGAGTTCGTCGCATATGCGTCGCTGTCGCCGTATCTGAAAGACGCCGCGAGCGTGACGGCGGCCGGTTTGCAGGTGCTCGATCCGCGTACCATTGCTATCCTGTCGTTCGCGCTGTGCGGCTTCGCGAACTTCGCGTCGATCGCGGTGCTGACGGGCGGCTTTAGCGCCGTCGCGCCCGAACGCCGCGCCGAAGTCGCGCGCTACGGACTGCGTGTCGTGCTCGCCGCGACGCTCTCGAACCTGATGAGCGCGACGATTGCGGGCATGTTCCTGACGCTGAACTGA
- a CDS encoding SDR family oxidoreductase, with translation MNPTYDFRGQVALVTGASSGMGLETAKAFAEAGAAVALVDRDAEKLNTATGMLTAAGHRAIGIVCDVTDEAQAKAAVDRTVAEFGRLDMAYNNAGILGPMCEMSAEPADGYDEVLAVNLRGIWTFMKHELLQMKKQGSGAIVNCSSLGGLVGLAGRAAYHASKHGVIGLTKSAALDVAAQGIRVNAICPGCIDTPMGGEIDPEAMKVFLKDQPIGRMGRSEEVAAAVLWLCSPGASLIVGVALPVDGGFVAH, from the coding sequence ATGAATCCCACCTACGATTTCAGAGGTCAGGTCGCGCTAGTGACGGGCGCCAGCTCGGGAATGGGTTTGGAAACGGCCAAGGCTTTCGCCGAAGCAGGCGCTGCCGTTGCACTCGTCGACCGCGACGCGGAAAAACTCAACACGGCAACCGGGATGTTGACAGCCGCCGGACACCGGGCCATCGGCATTGTGTGCGACGTCACCGATGAAGCGCAGGCCAAGGCCGCAGTCGATCGCACCGTCGCGGAGTTCGGCCGCCTCGACATGGCCTATAACAACGCCGGCATCCTCGGCCCGATGTGCGAGATGTCAGCGGAACCCGCCGACGGTTATGACGAAGTGCTGGCCGTCAATCTGCGCGGCATCTGGACCTTCATGAAACACGAACTGCTGCAGATGAAGAAGCAGGGTAGCGGCGCAATCGTGAACTGCTCGTCGCTCGGCGGCCTGGTCGGCCTCGCGGGTCGCGCGGCGTATCACGCCAGTAAGCACGGCGTGATCGGTCTAACCAAGAGCGCCGCTCTCGACGTCGCGGCGCAGGGCATACGCGTGAACGCAATCTGCCCGGGTTGCATCGACACGCCGATGGGCGGCGAGATCGATCCAGAGGCGATGAAAGTGTTCCTCAAGGATCAGCCTATCGGTCGGATGGGGAGGTCCGAAGAGGTTGCGGCGGCCGTGCTCTGGTTATGCAGCCCCGGTGCCAGTCTGATTGTCGGCGTAGCGTTGCCCGTGGATGGCGGCTTCGTCGCACACTGA
- a CDS encoding shikimate dehydrogenase family protein — translation MPEKLDGATRLFPIIGDPIRFVKSPQQLSRGFAARNYNGLCVPMQVAKADLQTAMQALTLTANVDGLLVTMPHKSAAFAYCATTSDTARLLGCVSVMRRNVDGTWHGDMLDGLAFVKAQTDHGAHVKDGRALLVGAGAAGSAIAIALLKAGVHELIISDTDESRAIHLTEIVSRVSEGRVRVGPADPTGCTLVFNATPMGFADTDPLPVGADLLDSSMFVGDVIAGHGVTPFLKAAQSAGCKTANGAQMVDAVQQMMLDFLLCKRAG, via the coding sequence ATGCCTGAAAAGCTCGATGGCGCGACGCGTCTGTTTCCGATCATCGGCGATCCGATCAGGTTCGTGAAATCACCGCAGCAGTTGAGCCGTGGTTTCGCAGCTCGCAACTACAACGGTTTATGCGTGCCGATGCAGGTCGCGAAGGCCGATCTGCAAACGGCCATGCAGGCACTGACGCTGACAGCGAACGTCGACGGACTGTTGGTCACGATGCCGCACAAATCCGCGGCGTTCGCCTACTGCGCCACCACTTCCGATACCGCACGGCTGCTGGGTTGTGTCAGTGTCATGCGCCGCAACGTGGACGGTACATGGCATGGCGACATGCTCGACGGTCTCGCGTTCGTGAAAGCGCAAACGGACCACGGCGCTCACGTGAAGGATGGCCGCGCATTGCTGGTCGGCGCCGGTGCGGCGGGTAGCGCGATAGCAATCGCATTGCTCAAAGCGGGTGTGCACGAACTGATCATTAGCGATACAGATGAATCCCGGGCAATACATCTGACGGAGATCGTGTCGCGTGTTAGCGAGGGGCGTGTGCGTGTCGGCCCCGCCGATCCAACAGGATGCACGCTGGTATTCAACGCGACTCCAATGGGATTCGCCGACACCGATCCTCTTCCTGTTGGCGCGGATCTGCTGGATTCATCCATGTTCGTCGGCGACGTGATTGCCGGGCACGGCGTGACGCCGTTTCTGAAAGCGGCTCAGTCGGCAGGCTGCAAGACAGCGAACGGCGCGCAGATGGTCGATGCGGTCCAGCAAATGATGCTGGATTTTCTGCTGTGCAAGCGGGCCGGGTAA
- a CDS encoding carboxymuconolactone decarboxylase family protein, whose protein sequence is MKSLVVTMLTLALGVAACSQIDRKTDMDNSNRSTSANAFEGMRAVSPALERYTTDIVLGDLWKRPQLSARDRSVVTLSVLIARNQSTELPFYLDLALDSGLKPSEISEIVTHLAFYSGWANATAAVKVTSTVFERRGITTAQLPQASVEFLPLDKAAEAQRESTVQNNFGAVSPGVVQFTRDALFNDLWLRPGLAPRDRSLVTVSALVASGQVAQLTYHLNRAMDNGLTKEQAAEVMTQLAFYTGWPNVFTALPVVKDVLEKRPG, encoded by the coding sequence ATGAAATCACTCGTTGTAACGATGCTGACGCTCGCGCTCGGCGTCGCCGCCTGTTCGCAAATCGATAGGAAGACTGATATGGATAATTCGAACCGCTCCACCTCCGCGAACGCATTCGAAGGAATGCGCGCCGTTTCCCCCGCTCTCGAGCGCTATACGACTGACATAGTGTTGGGCGACCTCTGGAAGCGGCCGCAACTTTCGGCACGGGATCGAAGCGTGGTCACGCTGTCGGTGCTGATCGCGCGCAATCAGAGCACGGAGTTGCCGTTCTACCTCGATCTCGCACTCGACAGCGGTCTCAAGCCCAGCGAGATTTCAGAGATCGTCACGCACCTCGCGTTCTATTCCGGTTGGGCCAATGCGACTGCGGCTGTGAAGGTAACGAGCACCGTATTCGAAAGGCGTGGAATTACGACGGCGCAGCTTCCGCAGGCGTCCGTTGAATTTCTTCCCCTCGACAAGGCCGCAGAAGCACAACGTGAGAGCACGGTGCAAAACAACTTCGGCGCGGTGTCGCCAGGTGTCGTTCAATTCACGCGAGACGCGCTGTTCAACGACCTGTGGCTGCGACCGGGACTTGCGCCGCGCGACCGTAGCCTGGTGACGGTCAGCGCGCTGGTTGCAAGCGGGCAGGTCGCGCAACTGACTTACCATTTGAACCGGGCAATGGATAACGGACTGACCAAAGAACAGGCCGCTGAAGTCATGACGCAACTGGCGTTCTATACGGGTTGGCCGAATGTTTTCACTGCGCTTCCTGTGGTGAAGGACGTGCTTGAAAAGAGACCCGGTTGA
- a CDS encoding LysR family transcriptional regulator — MRRESYNDLLALIVVARERSFTRAAAQLGVSQSALSHTIRSLETRLGLRLLTRTTRSVAPTEAGERLLQTIAPRFEEIDAELAAVTEFRDKPAGTIRITATDYATETVLWPRLSKVLHDYPDIKVEITTDYGLSDIVADRYDIGVRHGDQVARDMIAVRLAPEMRMAIVGTPEYLAKHARPKKPQDLTRHQCINLRLPTLGGFYPWELKKGSREVQVRVDGQLAFNGTYQMLAAALSGYGLAYIPADLAQEHVEAGRLVKVLEEWCPVFPGLHACYATRREFSRAMTVVIDAIRYRHDESKT; from the coding sequence ATGCGTCGCGAAAGTTATAACGATCTGCTGGCTCTCATCGTCGTCGCGCGGGAGCGCAGTTTTACGCGGGCCGCCGCGCAACTCGGCGTATCGCAATCAGCGCTGAGTCACACCATTCGTTCGCTCGAAACCCGTCTCGGGCTGAGGTTGCTGACCCGAACTACACGCAGCGTCGCGCCGACCGAAGCGGGCGAGCGCCTTCTTCAAACCATCGCGCCCCGGTTTGAAGAGATCGATGCGGAACTGGCGGCCGTCACCGAGTTCCGGGACAAACCGGCGGGCACGATCCGCATTACCGCGACTGACTACGCGACCGAAACGGTCCTGTGGCCGAGATTGTCGAAAGTCCTGCACGACTACCCGGATATCAAGGTCGAGATTACGACGGACTATGGTCTCTCCGATATCGTCGCGGATCGCTATGACATAGGCGTTCGCCATGGCGATCAGGTCGCCAGGGACATGATCGCGGTACGCCTCGCGCCGGAAATGCGTATGGCCATCGTGGGCACGCCGGAATACCTCGCGAAACATGCGCGGCCGAAGAAGCCGCAGGACCTGACGCGACACCAATGCATCAATTTGCGTTTGCCGACGCTGGGCGGGTTCTATCCATGGGAACTCAAAAAGGGCAGCCGGGAAGTGCAGGTCCGGGTCGATGGACAACTCGCGTTTAACGGGACCTACCAGATGCTGGCGGCTGCGCTGTCGGGATATGGCCTCGCCTATATCCCGGCCGACCTGGCCCAGGAACACGTCGAAGCGGGTCGTCTCGTCAAGGTACTCGAAGAATGGTGTCCGGTCTTCCCCGGCTTGCATGCCTGCTATGCAACCCGGCGCGAATTCTCGCGGGCGATGACAGTAGTGATCGACGCAATCCGTTATCGCCATGACGAATCGAAAACATGA